In Candidatus Nitronauta litoralis, one DNA window encodes the following:
- a CDS encoding glycosyltransferase, translating to MNLNILTFNWHEPYICNLSRLNHTFFVVAPEVAPGKLREWDKRMRSLPGNCHLISPEQAREKLQEGDFDLVLAHNVKDLLWLKNFDLPKICVFHCRLSTEIALSETPIDKTEYLKKVKSLLQDVHPVFISQNKKNDWNLPGAVIPHGIDINDFPQYSGNESCILRVGNLLKEMDIARGYTRGEAIISGYPHATLGLNPGLPGSRLSESFKDLQEHYRQCRVYLNTLPPEYEDGYNLSLLEAMATGMPVISTVHPESPVIDGKNGYISDDTQYLRKKCGELLEDKEKAKELGLNSRSIVQEQFPMDRFLSSWTGEIELCIKNYLKTRGYDNERQKVPFSERKRKNILMDFVSHPATTAYYLERAFRQSHNVITCGAMINLDVIHQWDLGNLKWPIEPQDIFRGAGEKVDGVLKELPADWNPDFYFYVETGLSDVPVDLEKLSIPKVCYLIDTHIHLEKHFEIAKRFDVIFLAQKKYVDILRAQGNDQVFWLPLACDPDIHGKVETEKLWDVGFVGSVTPANPRRKKLLDFIGSRFDLKVDRKFMDEMARHFCESRIVFNNAIKNDLNMRVFEAMCTGSMLITDEAVGLEDLFEDQQHFVMYRDDSLLETIQYYLENPEQRETIAEEGRREVLAHHTYSHRANQMIDILDEIYRASEEDVEGSEPVSNVSNYYEHVRHDMLPLIPEEARSILEIGCGAGKTGQFLKESRGAFVAGVELNPDVAEEAKSVLDDVISGNIEEMDLPYEPGSFDCILCGDVLEHLVDPLKVLEKLKGLLVPGGKIVASIPNVQFFGVIHHLSEGNWTYQDEGILDRTHLRFFTLKEIKTLFENAGFEINEIQETLDPQYEEYKKSGQNCLKVGRVTINDLSEEELRRFFVFQYRFSAGLSETKPENEKKNISRDSVMKERQLNEAKTLEANGNWKEAIKVYGFILVEHPENLVSWKSKGNCHLQMQEFKESREAFKKAFELDPESPEIMMNLAVVSFQVRDYKEAEKWFERLLEFDSYKDKGLCGIGMLKQQVEANNEAIELFYKALQVNPENGIALSSLLKLAYLSGEFRLAESALENYLEIHPANLNMLFGLAGLYFEQDRLTEAREVLDQILIFDSSNNDALELLKKVEERLVFSKG from the coding sequence ATGAATTTAAACATCCTGACATTTAACTGGCACGAACCGTATATCTGCAATCTATCTCGGTTGAATCACACCTTTTTCGTTGTTGCACCGGAGGTGGCACCCGGCAAACTCAGGGAATGGGACAAGAGGATGAGGTCTCTTCCTGGAAATTGCCATTTGATTTCACCTGAACAGGCCAGAGAGAAATTGCAGGAGGGTGATTTTGATTTAGTATTAGCTCACAATGTTAAAGACCTTTTGTGGTTGAAAAACTTTGATCTGCCAAAAATATGTGTGTTCCATTGCCGGCTGTCGACTGAAATTGCTTTGAGTGAGACTCCGATTGATAAAACGGAATATCTTAAAAAGGTAAAAAGTCTGTTGCAGGATGTCCATCCTGTTTTCATTTCACAAAATAAGAAAAATGACTGGAACCTGCCGGGCGCAGTTATTCCCCATGGAATTGACATAAATGATTTTCCTCAATATTCAGGTAACGAGTCCTGCATACTCAGGGTTGGAAACCTGTTAAAGGAAATGGATATTGCCCGAGGTTATACCAGGGGTGAAGCCATTATCTCCGGCTACCCTCATGCAACTCTTGGGTTGAATCCGGGTTTGCCTGGTTCCAGGTTATCTGAGAGCTTCAAGGACTTGCAGGAGCATTACCGGCAGTGCCGGGTGTATCTCAATACGTTGCCTCCCGAATATGAAGATGGCTATAACTTGTCGCTGCTCGAGGCAATGGCGACTGGGATGCCTGTGATTTCGACTGTCCATCCGGAGTCCCCTGTAATTGATGGGAAAAACGGTTACATCTCGGATGATACACAGTACCTGAGAAAAAAATGTGGTGAATTACTTGAGGATAAGGAAAAAGCAAAGGAACTAGGACTTAATAGCAGATCAATCGTACAAGAACAATTTCCTATGGACCGCTTCCTGTCTTCCTGGACCGGGGAAATTGAACTTTGTATAAAAAATTATCTGAAAACCAGAGGGTATGATAACGAGAGGCAAAAAGTCCCATTTTCTGAACGAAAAAGAAAAAACATATTAATGGATTTTGTCTCACACCCAGCCACCACCGCCTACTATCTGGAACGTGCTTTTAGACAGTCACACAATGTTATTACCTGTGGGGCCATGATTAATCTTGATGTGATTCACCAATGGGACCTGGGGAATTTAAAATGGCCAATTGAGCCTCAGGATATTTTTCGCGGAGCAGGGGAGAAGGTTGATGGTGTTCTTAAAGAACTACCTGCGGATTGGAATCCTGACTTTTATTTCTATGTTGAAACCGGTTTGTCCGATGTTCCGGTTGATCTCGAAAAACTTTCTATTCCAAAGGTGTGCTACCTGATTGATACCCATATCCATCTGGAAAAACATTTTGAGATTGCAAAAAGATTTGATGTGATTTTTCTTGCCCAGAAAAAATACGTTGATATTTTGCGGGCTCAGGGGAATGACCAGGTGTTCTGGCTACCTCTGGCATGTGATCCGGATATTCACGGAAAAGTGGAAACCGAAAAACTATGGGATGTTGGTTTTGTGGGCAGTGTGACCCCGGCCAATCCAAGGCGTAAAAAGCTGCTGGACTTCATTGGTTCAAGGTTTGATTTGAAAGTTGACCGAAAATTTATGGATGAAATGGCGCGACATTTCTGTGAATCCAGAATAGTTTTCAACAATGCTATAAAAAATGATTTAAACATGCGTGTGTTTGAGGCCATGTGCACTGGAAGCATGCTTATTACTGATGAAGCAGTTGGCTTAGAGGATTTATTTGAAGACCAGCAGCATTTTGTAATGTATCGGGATGACTCCCTTCTGGAAACGATCCAATATTATCTTGAGAACCCTGAACAAAGAGAAACAATTGCTGAAGAGGGTCGTCGAGAGGTTTTGGCGCATCACACCTACTCCCATCGGGCTAATCAGATGATTGATATCCTTGATGAGATATATAGGGCCAGTGAGGAGGATGTTGAAGGATCGGAGCCGGTTTCTAATGTTTCAAATTACTATGAACATGTCAGGCATGACATGCTCCCCCTGATTCCCGAGGAAGCCCGTTCAATTCTTGAGATTGGATGTGGGGCGGGAAAAACCGGCCAGTTCCTGAAGGAATCGCGAGGTGCTTTTGTAGCCGGGGTTGAACTCAATCCAGATGTTGCTGAAGAGGCAAAGTCTGTACTTGATGATGTGATTTCCGGAAATATTGAGGAAATGGATCTTCCATATGAGCCTGGCAGTTTTGATTGTATCTTATGTGGAGATGTCCTGGAACATCTTGTAGATCCCCTTAAAGTTCTGGAAAAATTGAAAGGGTTGCTAGTCCCAGGTGGGAAAATTGTGGCCAGTATCCCAAATGTCCAGTTTTTTGGTGTGATTCATCACCTTTCTGAAGGTAACTGGACCTATCAGGATGAAGGGATTCTAGACAGAACACACCTCAGGTTTTTCACATTAAAGGAAATTAAAACCCTGTTTGAAAATGCAGGTTTTGAAATAAATGAGATTCAGGAAACACTTGATCCTCAATATGAAGAATATAAAAAGTCAGGTCAAAATTGTCTAAAAGTGGGGCGGGTAACAATCAATGATTTGTCAGAGGAAGAATTGCGACGATTTTTTGTTTTCCAATACCGCTTTAGTGCAGGTTTGTCTGAAACTAAACCCGAGAACGAGAAGAAAAATATTTCTAGGGACTCCGTGATGAAAGAGCGTCAGTTGAATGAGGCAAAAACTCTGGAAGCCAACGGAAACTGGAAGGAGGCAATTAAGGTTTACGGTTTTATACTTGTAGAGCACCCGGAGAATTTAGTTTCCTGGAAATCGAAGGGGAATTGTCACCTGCAAATGCAGGAGTTTAAAGAATCCCGGGAGGCCTTTAAAAAGGCTTTTGAGTTGGATCCAGAGTCGCCTGAAATTATGATGAATCTGGCAGTTGTTTCATTTCAAGTTAGGGATTATAAGGAAGCTGAAAAATGGTTTGAGCGTCTACTAGAGTTTGATTCCTACAAGGACAAGGGCTTGTGTGGGATTGGAATGCTTAAACAGCAGGTGGAGGCGAATAATGAGGCCATAGAGTTGTTTTATAAGGCTTTACAGGTAAATCCTGAAAATGGTATTGCCCTTTCTTCCCTCCTTAAGCTGGCATATTTATCTGGTGAATTCAGGCTTGCAGAGTCTGCGCTTGAAAATTACCTTGAAATACACCCCGCCAACCTGAATATGTTGTTCGGGCTTGCCGGTCTTTATTTTGAACAGGACCGCCTGACTGAGGCACGGGAGGTTTTAGACCAAATATTGATTTTTGATTCTAGTAACAACGATGCGCTGGAATTGTTGAAAAAGGTGGAAGAACGATTAGTTTTTTCTAAAGGTTAA
- a CDS encoding sulfite oxidase-like oxidoreductase — MEFQKPDLNSKKIKSREQLIQYKRQLVENQKWEGPPPMGDGPLNRDGMPKVPPGQTTTEKWPVLDIGVQPEVPLDFWTLTISGLVENPQAFNWEQFQQLPQTKDISDFHCVTTWSKLDNHWEGVKFSDIANHCGIKPEARFVYIKAYDGYSTNLSLEEAMKYDVLLVHTWEGQPLTREHGAPVRMITPQLYAWKGAKWIGEIIFRENDELGFWEQRGYSNSAEPWLNDRYS; from the coding sequence ATGGAGTTTCAAAAACCAGATCTGAATTCAAAAAAAATCAAAAGTCGAGAACAGCTCATTCAATACAAACGCCAGTTGGTAGAAAACCAAAAATGGGAGGGACCTCCACCCATGGGGGATGGTCCTCTAAACCGCGACGGAATGCCCAAGGTCCCTCCAGGGCAAACAACTACTGAAAAATGGCCTGTTTTGGATATAGGGGTTCAACCCGAAGTCCCTCTGGATTTCTGGACACTCACCATTTCAGGATTGGTCGAAAATCCGCAAGCCTTCAACTGGGAACAATTTCAACAATTGCCTCAGACCAAAGATATTTCAGACTTCCACTGCGTCACTACCTGGAGCAAACTGGACAACCATTGGGAAGGAGTGAAATTTTCAGATATTGCCAACCATTGCGGTATCAAACCGGAAGCCAGGTTTGTTTACATAAAAGCCTATGACGGCTATTCAACGAACCTGTCCCTTGAAGAAGCGATGAAATACGACGTCCTGCTGGTACACACTTGGGAGGGACAACCCTTGACGCGGGAACACGGTGCACCGGTTAGAATGATCACCCCACAACTCTATGCCTGGAAGGGTGCCAAATGGATTGGGGAAATTATTTTCCGTGAAAATGATGAATTAGGGTTCTGGGAGCAGAGAGGTTACTCAAATTCTGCGGAGCCATGGTTAAATGACCGCTATTCGTGA
- a CDS encoding formylglycine-generating enzyme family protein, which produces MIISLVFLGSNNVWAEEDPKFPNPYREMTHDMVLIPAGNFERGCDQLGPEHGAPRHTVYLDPFLIDKFEVTNQRFEEVMPDHKLRRSRLSRCERCPVAKVTWYEAADYCHLVGKALPSEAQWEKAAGGKTGCEFPWGKEFDPGKGLAHGKKKLKVGAAKVGSYPPNKYGVFDMAGNLWEWVADWYSPQYYFREVMYNPRGPRSGVMKVRRGGAWSDHPNGMKVGYRDWSYPFSRSYSDIGFRCAISLGPQRK; this is translated from the coding sequence ATGATTATTTCCCTGGTTTTTTTGGGAAGTAACAACGTATGGGCGGAGGAAGACCCGAAGTTCCCTAACCCATACAGGGAAATGACCCATGACATGGTTCTCATTCCAGCCGGGAATTTCGAGCGAGGATGCGATCAGCTGGGGCCGGAGCATGGGGCACCACGGCACACGGTATATTTGGACCCCTTCCTGATTGATAAGTTTGAGGTCACCAATCAACGCTTTGAAGAGGTAATGCCGGATCATAAACTACGACGAAGCAGATTATCACGGTGCGAGCGTTGTCCTGTAGCCAAGGTCACCTGGTATGAAGCTGCAGATTACTGCCACCTGGTGGGGAAGGCGCTTCCCAGTGAAGCCCAGTGGGAGAAGGCGGCAGGGGGAAAAACCGGATGCGAGTTTCCCTGGGGAAAAGAATTTGATCCGGGGAAGGGATTGGCTCATGGTAAAAAGAAATTGAAAGTAGGTGCAGCAAAAGTGGGAAGTTACCCTCCGAACAAATATGGTGTGTTCGATATGGCTGGCAATCTTTGGGAATGGGTTGCTGATTGGTATTCACCTCAGTATTATTTCAGGGAAGTGATGTACAATCCACGTGGCCCTCGAAGCGGAGTGATGAAGGTACGTCGGGGTGGTGCCTGGTCTGACCATCCGAACGGGATGAAGGTCGGATACCGCGACTGGAGCTATCCTTTTTCGCGAAGCTACAGCGACATCGGGTTTCGCTGCGCCATAAGCCTTGGGCCTCAAAGGAAATGA
- the metF gene encoding methylenetetrahydrofolate reductase [NAD(P)H] yields MKISELLKKVNPAFSFEFFPPKDEAGFDQLFNTINELKPHNPAYVSVTYGAGGSTRAKTLDLVARIKCEIGLESMAHLTCVGSTRDEIHDILGSLKKSGVRNVLALRGDPPKGETEFVKPQDGFGFANELVEFANQNFDFSIGVAGYPEKHIECSDLTTDLDNLKRKIDAGGEFIVTQLFFDNRFFFEFMDSLQSRGIHVPVIAGIMPIQSYKQILRFTKMCGATIPGPLLSRLEKEKDNPDAIKAIGVSHALEQCEELLANGTPGIHFYTLNRSNATRQILEGLNHTTFPSPE; encoded by the coding sequence ATGAAAATAAGTGAGCTGTTAAAAAAAGTCAATCCCGCATTTTCTTTCGAATTTTTTCCACCCAAGGACGAAGCTGGATTTGATCAACTGTTCAATACAATAAACGAACTCAAGCCCCATAACCCAGCTTATGTTTCGGTTACTTACGGAGCAGGCGGCAGTACCCGGGCTAAAACCCTGGACCTGGTCGCAAGAATTAAGTGTGAAATTGGCCTTGAGAGCATGGCCCATCTCACTTGTGTGGGCAGCACGCGTGATGAAATTCACGATATTCTGGGGTCACTTAAAAAAAGTGGAGTGCGAAACGTTCTTGCCTTGAGAGGTGACCCCCCCAAGGGAGAGACGGAATTTGTAAAACCGCAGGATGGCTTTGGTTTTGCAAACGAACTGGTTGAATTTGCAAACCAGAATTTTGACTTTAGTATTGGAGTTGCCGGGTACCCGGAAAAACATATTGAATGCTCCGACCTGACCACCGATCTGGATAACCTTAAGCGAAAAATCGATGCGGGTGGTGAGTTCATAGTGACCCAGTTATTTTTTGATAACCGGTTCTTTTTTGAGTTTATGGATAGTTTACAATCGAGAGGTATCCATGTCCCGGTAATTGCTGGGATAATGCCTATCCAAAGCTATAAACAGATTTTGCGGTTCACCAAAATGTGTGGTGCCACGATTCCAGGCCCACTGCTAAGTAGGCTGGAAAAAGAAAAGGACAATCCTGACGCTATAAAAGCTATTGGTGTTTCCCATGCATTGGAACAATGCGAAGAATTGCTGGCCAACGGGACACCGGGCATTCATTTTTATACTTTAAATCGCTCCAACGCCACTCGACAGATTCTTGAAGGATTGAATCACACCACGTTCCCTTCTCCTGAATAA
- a CDS encoding restriction endonuclease, with translation MEIFLIPMGAILLGLVFIFLLKNYSPPPPQEQVVWSNPEDKPAYLLDRAEFRDKCLDFLAKFNLEYRHSIWANDRELEIDMYDETPVVGGKYLALCVFEPHNRTVDMMTVKGFLDTVKGEGAHRGIIITTGYFTEEAIQAASEEDQVELVNVVAFLDYLKRFEIY, from the coding sequence GTGGAAATTTTCCTCATCCCAATGGGAGCCATCCTGTTGGGGCTTGTCTTCATTTTTCTTCTTAAAAACTATTCCCCCCCACCCCCACAGGAACAGGTCGTCTGGAGTAACCCTGAAGACAAGCCTGCCTATTTACTCGACCGCGCAGAGTTTCGAGACAAGTGCCTTGATTTCCTGGCAAAATTCAATCTCGAATATCGCCATTCTATCTGGGCCAACGACCGCGAACTTGAGATCGATATGTATGACGAGACTCCTGTCGTTGGAGGGAAGTATCTAGCTCTCTGTGTTTTTGAACCCCATAACCGAACTGTCGATATGATGACCGTTAAGGGTTTTCTTGATACGGTAAAGGGAGAAGGAGCCCATAGAGGGATTATTATTACCACAGGTTACTTTACGGAAGAGGCTATTCAGGCGGCTTCTGAAGAGGATCAGGTTGAGTTGGTCAATGTGGTGGCCTTCCTGGATTACCTCAAGCGTTTCGAGATATACTGA
- a CDS encoding c-type cytochrome — protein sequence MSAPEKTPEEPTPPPYKDGEFDEHTSYSFFFFLCSGAMLFVTLWAFWDDEYARRGFKEFQEMYFEEQYNRAVEEYSKVNGKISGKDAELLRQIQAEEDKLSSSSEYQELADAAFDAQAKYEDALVGQKFEKSRLDEYYYYYKKAEHEGKNFEVALAKVHESEKRIKEWDPVIKEKEKLRDEAEAALMNYKGKKEDLEKELAKLTNDKNIIEGKMDYYRPFNLLWRPAEILQTVIPGALRNNFAEITYKVDRCQTCHISYNDPHYKDWANPIKTHPKREILIGKHDPTVTGCTWCHKGQGTATAPAEDAHGSHHEMDQSLGYNEPILRGALMEANCQNCHAEVVDLEGAPILSKGKRNFIKLGCHGCHLAEGFEGLPKVGPSLFRIKSKVDPGWLYRWVKSPRDYLPETRMPDFYLSDDHALKVSAYLWDQSEKDFKNGEKYKGGDSAKGEKLFKSVGCQACHSTNGEGEHHAPNLTNIGKKVDPDWLVSWISNPHDYNMKSKMPDLSITPAQAQHIAAFLLKDAKTKKIPGLLAKLKDPKNIAEGEVIVRRRGCFACHDIHGMEKEGRIAPELSSFGVKQTRGLEFGDNTHIPHNWESWTHTKLQNPSAFRTDRVLDKMPNFHLSEEEIESLMVLLKGFNGANIPQGYQRTYSQDELTIERGRRLIERFNCRGCHVVEGKGGEIQKYLKAKSQYPPPLISDTYQVGERIKGSWIYSFLKKPIPVRTWVKVKMPKFALTDEEARDLTAYFNLMAPEASTYEKGVHLAKSKESIDTGVKIVNYMDCGRCHDEGNKGIDFSIAAQRLRHDWIGDWLKDTRNMIPWTPMPSHWPKEGDAYTIPTKYRELSTVDGGNVDTAVEHISDFIVSYNNPEIDFEQNLVASEEDEEDEEGDDEEGDDEEEDDEE from the coding sequence ATGTCCGCACCTGAGAAAACACCAGAAGAGCCAACTCCTCCACCTTATAAGGATGGGGAATTCGACGAGCATACTTCGTATAGCTTTTTCTTTTTCCTTTGTTCCGGGGCGATGTTGTTCGTCACGCTTTGGGCATTTTGGGATGATGAATACGCGCGTCGTGGTTTTAAAGAATTTCAGGAGATGTATTTTGAGGAGCAGTATAATCGTGCTGTAGAAGAATATAGTAAGGTCAACGGCAAGATTTCCGGAAAAGATGCAGAGCTGCTGAGGCAAATTCAGGCTGAAGAAGATAAGCTGAGCAGTTCATCGGAATATCAGGAGCTGGCTGATGCGGCTTTCGATGCTCAGGCTAAATATGAAGATGCTCTGGTCGGGCAAAAATTTGAAAAAAGCCGACTGGATGAATATTACTACTATTATAAAAAGGCGGAGCATGAGGGTAAGAACTTTGAGGTTGCTCTTGCCAAAGTCCATGAGTCGGAAAAAAGAATTAAAGAATGGGATCCTGTAATTAAGGAAAAAGAGAAGCTTCGTGATGAGGCCGAAGCTGCTTTGATGAACTATAAGGGCAAAAAAGAAGACCTGGAAAAAGAGCTCGCTAAGCTAACAAACGATAAAAATATTATTGAAGGGAAGATGGATTATTACAGGCCCTTCAATCTCCTGTGGCGTCCTGCTGAAATTCTGCAAACCGTTATCCCGGGCGCTTTGAGAAATAATTTTGCTGAAATCACTTACAAGGTCGATCGCTGTCAAACCTGCCATATTTCTTACAATGACCCTCATTATAAGGATTGGGCAAACCCGATCAAAACTCACCCCAAACGTGAAATTTTAATTGGCAAACATGATCCGACGGTGACAGGTTGTACCTGGTGTCACAAAGGACAGGGAACTGCCACCGCGCCTGCTGAAGATGCGCACGGTTCGCACCATGAGATGGACCAATCCCTTGGTTATAATGAACCCATCTTGCGTGGCGCTTTGATGGAGGCTAACTGTCAAAATTGCCACGCTGAAGTGGTTGATCTTGAGGGAGCCCCTATTCTCTCAAAAGGCAAGCGCAACTTTATTAAACTGGGTTGCCACGGGTGTCATTTAGCCGAAGGGTTTGAAGGTTTGCCCAAAGTTGGTCCAAGTCTTTTCCGCATCAAATCAAAAGTGGACCCAGGTTGGTTGTATCGGTGGGTCAAGAGTCCTCGCGACTATCTTCCTGAAACCCGAATGCCTGACTTTTATCTGAGCGATGACCATGCTCTGAAAGTTTCAGCTTATCTATGGGACCAGTCGGAAAAGGACTTTAAAAACGGTGAAAAATACAAAGGCGGTGATTCCGCTAAAGGTGAGAAATTATTCAAGAGTGTCGGCTGCCAGGCTTGCCATTCAACCAATGGTGAAGGTGAACACCATGCACCAAATCTGACCAATATAGGAAAGAAAGTCGATCCTGATTGGTTGGTAAGCTGGATATCCAACCCGCACGATTACAATATGAAGAGTAAGATGCCGGACCTTAGCATCACTCCAGCTCAGGCTCAACATATTGCGGCATTCCTGCTGAAAGATGCCAAGACAAAAAAGATTCCTGGCCTGTTGGCAAAGCTTAAGGATCCGAAGAATATTGCTGAGGGTGAAGTCATAGTGAGGCGACGTGGTTGTTTCGCTTGCCATGATATTCACGGTATGGAAAAAGAGGGGCGAATTGCTCCAGAGCTGTCCTCTTTTGGAGTCAAGCAGACGCGTGGTTTGGAGTTTGGTGATAATACTCATATCCCACACAACTGGGAATCCTGGACGCACACGAAGCTTCAGAATCCGTCAGCTTTCAGGACCGACCGTGTCCTCGATAAAATGCCTAACTTCCATCTCTCGGAAGAGGAAATTGAATCCCTTATGGTTCTTCTCAAGGGGTTTAATGGAGCCAATATTCCTCAGGGTTATCAGAGAACCTACTCTCAGGATGAGTTGACGATTGAACGAGGAAGGCGGCTCATTGAACGATTTAATTGTCGCGGTTGCCATGTTGTTGAAGGTAAGGGTGGCGAAATCCAGAAATACCTGAAAGCAAAATCACAATATCCCCCTCCTCTTATTTCGGACACTTATCAGGTGGGTGAAAGAATCAAAGGTTCCTGGATCTATTCTTTCCTGAAGAAGCCTATTCCGGTTCGTACCTGGGTCAAGGTCAAAATGCCCAAGTTTGCATTAACGGATGAGGAAGCCCGGGACTTGACGGCTTACTTTAACCTGATGGCGCCTGAAGCCAGTACCTATGAAAAGGGAGTTCATCTTGCAAAAAGCAAAGAGTCAATTGACACCGGCGTCAAAATTGTAAATTACATGGATTGTGGCCGCTGTCATGATGAAGGCAACAAAGGCATTGACTTTTCCATTGCGGCCCAGCGTCTCAGACATGACTGGATTGGCGATTGGTTGAAAGATACAAGGAACATGATTCCATGGACTCCAATGCCGAGTCATTGGCCAAAAGAGGGGGATGCCTACACAATTCCCACCAAATATAGAGAGTTAAGTACTGTGGATGGGGGAAATGTGGACACGGCAGTGGAACACATCAGTGATTTTATCGTATCCTATAACAACCCGGAAATCGACTTCGAGCAAAACCTCGTTGCCAGTGAAGAGGACGAGGAGGATGAGGAAGGGGACGATGAAGAGGGTGATGATGAAGAAGAGGATGACGAGGAATAA
- a CDS encoding cytochrome C, whose product MAAPSKKATEAVPEKVHVWPYLVRLEFLCAIIVAVFLIVWSIVIDAPLEEAANPTKTPNPSKAPWYFLGLQDILVYFDPWFAGVVAPVLIIVGLMLIPYLDVNPKGNGYYTYTERKAAIWIYCFGFLVLWIALIIMGVFLRGPGWNLFMPWQYWDAHKVVALTNVDLPYALGFRSYSSQTIVGGIIIIGYFAVGTAVYMFMERKAMASVGFLRMIIKIQLILIMIGIVIKIVLRLGFNIKYVWVTPWFNI is encoded by the coding sequence ATGGCAGCACCATCTAAGAAAGCAACAGAGGCTGTTCCTGAAAAGGTCCATGTCTGGCCTTATCTTGTTCGCCTGGAATTCCTCTGCGCAATCATTGTTGCAGTATTCCTCATAGTCTGGTCGATTGTCATTGATGCTCCATTAGAAGAAGCCGCCAATCCCACCAAAACTCCCAATCCATCTAAGGCGCCGTGGTACTTTCTAGGATTGCAGGACATTCTGGTTTATTTCGACCCATGGTTTGCTGGTGTTGTTGCGCCTGTTTTAATTATCGTGGGGTTAATGCTTATTCCCTATCTTGATGTGAACCCAAAGGGGAATGGTTACTATACATATACAGAGCGAAAAGCTGCGATCTGGATTTACTGCTTCGGTTTTCTGGTCCTATGGATTGCGTTGATTATCATGGGTGTCTTCCTGCGTGGTCCTGGTTGGAACCTTTTTATGCCCTGGCAATACTGGGATGCTCACAAAGTGGTGGCTCTGACCAACGTCGATCTACCCTATGCGCTTGGTTTCCGATCCTATAGTTCGCAGACAATAGTCGGGGGTATAATTATCATTGGCTATTTTGCTGTGGGTACAGCTGTGTATATGTTTATGGAGCGCAAAGCCATGGCAAGTGTTGGTTTTTTGCGCATGATAATAAAAATTCAGTTGATTTTGATCATGATTGGAATTGTGATCAAAATTGTTTTACGCCTGGGCTTTAACATCAAGTACGTTTGGGTAACCCCCTGGTTTAATATCTGA
- a CDS encoding DUF4405 domain-containing protein: protein MESIKSGKIVDEVSKQVTESQIWTSTFRHGYADTPRNRVLQIASNVWLHLHPVKIHRHALRVKFTWCMGGITFLLFLSTVVTGVILMFYYRPVGEYAYFDMKYLQYDVPFGMVVRNMHRWAAHSMVITVWLHMFRVFLTGSYKPPREFNWVIGVFLVTFTLLLSFTGYLLPWDQLAMWAVTVGTNMARATPFLGSEGPFQEYVFGVSPRYDARSALLGGSLVGPPALLRFYVLHCIFIPLVAGALMIVHFWRIRKDGGISGPL, encoded by the coding sequence ATGGAATCCATCAAATCCGGAAAAATCGTTGACGAGGTTTCCAAGCAGGTCACAGAGTCACAGATCTGGACGTCTACGTTCCGTCATGGATATGCAGACACTCCGCGAAACCGCGTTCTGCAAATTGCCAGTAATGTCTGGCTGCATCTGCATCCCGTAAAAATTCACCGGCACGCACTTCGTGTGAAGTTCACTTGGTGCATGGGTGGCATCACATTTTTGCTTTTCCTGTCCACTGTGGTAACGGGTGTTATTCTCATGTTTTACTATCGCCCGGTTGGTGAATACGCCTATTTCGACATGAAGTACCTCCAGTATGACGTTCCATTTGGCATGGTTGTTCGTAATATGCATCGATGGGCAGCGCACTCGATGGTCATTACCGTATGGCTGCATATGTTCAGGGTGTTTCTAACAGGGTCGTACAAGCCTCCTCGAGAGTTCAACTGGGTTATTGGGGTTTTTCTGGTTACGTTCACCCTGTTGCTGAGTTTTACAGGTTATCTGCTGCCATGGGATCAGCTTGCTATGTGGGCGGTTACCGTTGGGACCAATATGGCCCGCGCGACACCGTTCCTCGGTTCGGAGGGCCCGTTCCAGGAGTATGTGTTCGGGGTCTCGCCAAGGTACGATGCCAGATCCGCGTTGCTTGGAGGGAGTCTGGTAGGGCCGCCGGCCTTGCTCAGGTTCTACGTGCTTCACTGTATCTTCATACCCCTTGTGGCAGGGGCGCTGATGATCGTCCACTTTTGGCGAATTCGTAAGGACGGCGGAATTTCCGGTCCTCTTTAA